Below is a genomic region from Telmatobacter sp. DSM 110680.
TGGATACTGCATCGGATCTTTCAATGCAACTCGACCGGGGGCTTGCACCCATCCGGAGTTATGCACGCCGGGAATTGGCGGACGCTGTGGCCCGAGCAACGGATCGGGATCCCAGCAGGAATCGAATAAAACGAAGATCGGTTTGATGTGGTGTGCGCTGGCTATCGCGAGAAACCTATCGATGCGATGCTCAAATCCTGTGGGGTCTTGTTCCCACGGAAGATTGTGGAGAAAGACGCGCATGGTGTTCATGCCGAGGCCTTCGGCCCATCCCAGTTCGCGATCAATCTCCTGCTCATCGAAGGTTGCAGCCTGCCACATCTCAAGTTCGTTGACGGCGTCGGAAGGAAGAAAATTGGCGCCAACGAGCCACGGCTGATCCGCGTACCACTGATTGGCCTGGTCTTCAGTCCATTTTTGCTTTGGCTCCGCACCTCGTAGCTGCGAAACAAGGAGGAGAGGCAATACAAAAAAACTAACAAGAAGGCGCATGTGCAGAAAATCGTGAACCTTATTCACTTTGAATGATTCCTTTCCGCTTCGACCTACAGGAGCTGCTTGAAACTATTCATTTGCGCTTGAACGAGATCACCGTGACACTTCCATGCGGAAATACGTGGGACCATCCATCCGGCCGCACCGCTTCCCTGCTCTCAGTTGGCTGAACATGGTCAGGTGAGATTTCGTCGTTACTGTCGGTGAGAGAAGGTGAGTTCAAGACGCTGATCTCTGCCTGGCTGCCAGCGGCAAAACCGTGTAGACCAATCTTGGTCGGAATGTCAGTTGAGATGCTCCGATTTACGCAAAACAACGTCAGAGTTTTTCCGTCGGCACTGAGTGCGGCGGCGACATCAAGGTTGGGAACGGACGCAATCTCCGGCAAGCGATTGACGCCGTGCTGCACCGAATACAAGCCGGAGTTCGCCACGACAGAAACAAGCTTTGCTATATCAGCGCCGGCATACATCTTGAATGCGTAGTAAGAGGGCGTTCCAAATACCTGGCTGCGTTTTTTCCAGATGCCGGCAAACTCCATGATGCCTGTCATGTCGGAGACTGGAACGATGTCTGCATTCCTCATCACCATGTTCAGGAAACCGCCGGTCAGGACGGCTCCGCCCATGTTGAGGAAATTCGGAGCATTTAATCGTTCTCCGATGAAGAGCCATTCTGTAAATGCGACGTGTGCTTTGTCTTCGTAGCCTGGAGTGGAGTCGATCTGCTGCTGCTCCTGGCGCACACGCCTCTCCAACTCAACCGGGAGTGCGAGCGAGGCCTGGGCTACGAAGTCCGCCGTCGGTGTTTTTTGCTGTACTTCGCCGGTGCCCACTACGAAATGAGTAGAGAGGTAGTTGAATGTGCCGGGCGTGTTCGTGAGTTGAATGGCGTTCCAGCTTTTGAAGACTTCGGGGTCTGCGCCAGTAGCAATGAGGCGCGCAGTTGGGTCGACTGCGTGAATCGCCTTGCTGAATTCCAGCGTTCTCGCGGCTAGTTGATCTTTGGTCGGATAGCCGAGATTCCAATTGCCCCAAAGTTCATTACCGAGTTCCCAAAGCAAACCTGAGTGCATCTGCCAGTGCTCATTGATATAGCGAACCCACGCGGCGGCTTCATCCGGGGTTCCGCTGCCGAGGTTGAGCGCAACTTGTGGCTCGGCACCAATCTCTCGGCAGAACTCGAGAAACTCATCGGTGCCGAAGCTGTTGTACTCCGGAATTCCCCAGGAATTATTGATCGTGTTGATGCGTTTATCGCGCGGACCTATACCGTCTTTCCAGTGGTACGAGGAGGTAAAATTTCCGCCAAATCGCACCAGGGGCGTGTGCATGGCCTTGGCCATGGCGACCGCGTCCGGGTCGAGGCCGTTCTTCGCATCCGCCGGCATGAGTGAGAACTGATCAAAATCGATGCGCCCATCTCCCGCAACCTGCACGACAAAATCCGCGGGATCGAGGCGATGCAACTTCCCATCCGGAATGTGGAACGTAAAACTAAATTTTTTCCACGATTCGTCGGTGACTTCGATCTGCTGGGATGCGAGCACCTCATCCTGATCACGCATCTTCAACGCAACCACAACGCCCGTCTGACCGCCTACATGTTTCGCATAGAAACTGCCTTCGTAATCGTGGGTGCGATGAATTGGAAGGTAAACCCTCTGCTTGATGCCAGTTGTTTCGCCGGGCACGCCGAGCACCAGTAAGGACTGCCATGAATTGGCCGCATCGCCGTGGTGAACCTCGTATCGATTGCCTTGACGCGGATCGACCGGCTCCCACGGCAAAGGAACGTCCACGCCACTGGAACGGCGCAACTCCGGACGTTCACGCAGCATGTCGGCAGTTTTCTCGGGGCTCCACAAACCGGCTTCGAAGCTTGGATTTTCAAGCAATTCCGCCCAGAGTCCGTTGTAGGTTGAGTTTCCAATAGGCTCGAGAAATGTGCCGAAGATGGTGCGCGGTATCGGCTGACTCGCAACCTTGCTCGCGTCAATGT
It encodes:
- a CDS encoding alpha-L-arabinofuranosidase C-terminal domain-containing protein, which produces MSQRAIFAPLVAGNTKPRGVRVKLIAFASALAFAVPMVAQVTVTEPIPAVATIDIDASKVASQPIPRTIFGTFLEPIGNSTYNGLWAELLENPSFEAGLWSPEKTADMLRERPELRRSSGVDVPLPWEPVDPRQGNRYEVHHGDAANSWQSLLVLGVPGETTGIKQRVYLPIHRTHDYEGSFYAKHVGGQTGVVVALKMRDQDEVLASQQIEVTDESWKKFSFTFHIPDGKLHRLDPADFVVQVAGDGRIDFDQFSLMPADAKNGLDPDAVAMAKAMHTPLVRFGGNFTSSYHWKDGIGPRDKRINTINNSWGIPEYNSFGTDEFLEFCREIGAEPQVALNLGSGTPDEAAAWVRYINEHWQMHSGLLWELGNELWGNWNLGYPTKDQLAARTLEFSKAIHAVDPTARLIATGADPEVFKSWNAIQLTNTPGTFNYLSTHFVVGTGEVQQKTPTADFVAQASLALPVELERRVRQEQQQIDSTPGYEDKAHVAFTEWLFIGERLNAPNFLNMGGAVLTGGFLNMVMRNADIVPVSDMTGIMEFAGIWKKRSQVFGTPSYYAFKMYAGADIAKLVSVVANSGLYSVQHGVNRLPEIASVPNLDVAAALSADGKTLTLFCVNRSISTDIPTKIGLHGFAAGSQAEISVLNSPSLTDSNDEISPDHVQPTESREAVRPDGWSHVFPHGSVTVISFKRK